Below is a window of Mycoplasmopsis anatis DNA.
TTAGAGAACCTTGACGTGCTCTACCTGTTCCTTTTTGTCTTCAAGGTTTTTTACCTGTACCACTTACTTCAGCTCTATTTTTAACTTGGTGTGTACCTTGTCTTCTAGATGCTCTTTCTGATAAAACTGTATCAAAAATTGCTTGTTCGTAAATTTTTTCACTAGCAAAAAGATTTTCAGGAAGTTTTACATTAGCGGTATTTAATTTTTTATCAGCCATGATTATTTATCTCCTTCTTTTGCTTCAGCTTCTTCAGCAGCTTTAATTAAAGGTAATAATTCTGAAGAGTGCATACCTGCCTTAACTTCGATACCGTATTTTTTAGATTTTTCAACTAATTCATTCATTAACATAACTTCTTTAACATCAACTAATTTAATAGCTTCATGGTTTGGAAGTCCTTTTACAGCTTGTTTAATCATAACGAATGATTTTTTAGGTCCAGGAATTGATCCTTTAACTAAAATCATATTGTTTTCAACATCAACTTTAACAATTTCTAAGTTTTGAACTGTTGTTTTAGTATTTCCTAATTGTCCAGGCATTGTCATACCTTTAACAACTTTATTTCCACTAATGTCCCCTAAAGAACCAGTTTGACGGATAGGTTGAGACCCTCCACCTCCACCATGTGATTTAGGTCCAATGTGTTGGTTTCATCTTTTGATTGTACCAGCGAAACCTTTACCTTTAGAAATACCTGTTACATCAACAAGTTCTCCAGATGCAAATATACTTGCATCAACTTTTTGTCCAAGTTCATAACCAACCATGTCACGAACTTCTTTAACGTAGCGCTTAGGTGTTGTATTAGCTTTTGAAAAGTGTCCAATTTCAGGTTTGTTTGAACGTTTTTCTTTTTTGTCAAAAACAGATAATTGTGTTGCTTCATATCCGTTTTTTTCTTTTGTTAAAACGCTTGTTACAACATTTGGTTCAACTTCAATAACAGTAACTGGAACTGATAATCCAAATTCTGTATAAATTTGAGTCATACCAATTTTACGTCCTAAGATTCCTTTCATAAATTCTCCTTAAATTTAACTATTTGATTTTTATTTGAATTGCAACTCCACTTGGCAATTCTAATCTTTTAATCTTGTCTTGTGTTTCTACTGTTGGATTAGTAATAACAACAAGTCTTTGGCTTGTTCTAGATTCGTATTGTTCACGACTTTTTTTGTTAACATGAACTGATCTTAAGATAGTGATTTCTTCTCTTTTTGTAGGGAGAGGAACTGGTCCACTAACTTTAGAACCTGATTTTTCAGCTAAAAGATAAATTTTTTTAGCTGCATCATCAACCAAAGCATGATCAAAACCTTTGATTTTAATGCTTAATTTGCTCATCGTTGTCTCCTTTGTTCATTTTTCGAACACAGCTCTATATGAAAACCCGTTTCAACCTCAACAACTAATTTTGCTGTAACGACAACCTCATATGTCTTCGCTGTAGTTTCTAATATATTATATAGATGTTTTAAAATTAACAAAACGAATAATAAGGATTTTTTAGGTAGTGAAATTTCTAACAACTAATTTTGGTGTATCATAACAAATTTTGATTAAATTTTGGTTGTTTTTTATGGATGTTTATAATATATAATTTTATTAATGGAGTTTTATGACAGAAAATAATATTTATAAAAAATGAATAAAAAAAGTTTGAAATAAAGAATTTTGAAACAAGTTTCATAGCTTTTTTTCTACACTTAGTGAAAGTCAAATAAATTCTTATTTTAACGAAAAGATCAAAATTGATAAAAGTAATATTATTTTAGAATTGGGTATTGGAACTCATTTGGCTAATGAGTTTACGATCACAGCAATTTCAGAAGCTTTTTCGAAATTTATAAGTGTAAACAATAAAACAAATAAGAATAAAATTTTGGTAAGTTGCCCTGATAGTGATGACTTACTTGTTATATCAAACATTTTTTCTCGTGTGCTTTATAAAAATAAAAATGATATTTTATTTTATGAGCAAAAAGAGAATACTCCACTAAATCTAATTAGTTATTTTGCTCAAGAAAATAATTTTGATTATATTATTGACATTACAAACTATAATAACTCTAAAAAATTTATTCAAATTCGTCTTACCGATTCTAAAGGAGTAAGTTTTTGCGAAAATGATATTAATAAATTAAATAAATATTTACAAGATATCGATCTTACAGATATCGAGGTTCCTATTTCACCAATAGAATTTATTGATTTAAACATTGAAAATAATAACTATATTGATATTTTTAGTAAACAACGCTTTAATAATGAAACCACTAGTAAACTTAAATATAACATTTCTTTCCAAGAACCAAAAAATATTGAATTTTATAAAGAAGTTTTTAAAAAAGCAAATTCTAATCTTGAACTTTTAACTAATACAAAAATAGGAAAGAACTTAACTATTAGTGATAATAGTTCTTTTAGAAAAATGAATGTTATTTCTATATTTAAGAGAAATGATATAAATTTCATTATATCAGAGTTTGGAGATTCATTTAATATCTCAGTTAAACACAAAGGAACATTTAAATACTTTAAGCCAGATGAAATAGCTGGATTATACTTAGATTACTTGTTAAATAACTTTAATATCAATGAAAAATATTACATCGCTAAATCTAAATTGACTGGAGAATTCATTAAGTCAATTGCAAGTTTAAAAAACATTGATGTTTTAGAGTTTAATAATTGGGATGAGTTGAATCAAATCATAAATGCTTCACCCAATAAAAAATTACTTTTTGCATATGATGAATTTAATAGGTTTATTCCTTTTGATTCTGACTATATATATAATGATGGGATTATCATGATTTTGGATTTCTATAAAATGTGTGAATTGTATAGAAGCCAAAGTATGACCTTGTATGATAAATTAATCGAAATCAAAAATAAATATTCTAATTTTTATCAATTTTCCAAAACCTATGATATGAGCTTCGAACAGTCAATTAGATTTTTCAAAAGAATTAACGATAAAGATAAAGTTGGTGAGTTCGCTGTTGTAAAAAAACAAATATATAATTTTGATTTTGAAAAGAATAAAACTTTTTGTGAACTAAAGTTAACTGGTAGAAGTAATATTAAGATAATTTACGATAAATTTACAAAAAAAATAACAATACATGTAGAAACTCAAGGTAAAACTTCTAATGAAAAAAATAGTGAAGACTATTTAAAACTAATTGTCCAAGCAAAGGAAATTCTAGATACAATTAATGAATTTAGAGAGGATTTTGTTATTAAAAAATTCAGCCTAAGAGGTTTCTTAAAATATGGGTTCTTAGTATCATTAACAATCGCTATATTTATTTTCTTATTTTATGTAGTTTACAATATAAAGCTAGAAAACAACACTTCAGCATCTGCTTTGTTTGTTCTTCGGACTATTTGAATGTTTATAAGATATGATAAGATGACGAGATTTTTATTTGTGTTTATCTTTATATTCATACTTTTTGAAATGTTTATAAATGCTCTAATTTTTAAACGATTGTTTATGTTTCAGAATGAAAAAGTAAGTTTTTGAAATCTTTTTGTAGGTAGTTTTATTGGGATAATTATTCAAAATATCACACCTAAATCTATCGGTTCAGACATTGCAACATATTGATATTTAAGAAGAAAAGGTTTAAATCGCTCTAAATTAATTAGTTCAGTAATATTAAACACTTTTATATGACAACT
It encodes the following:
- the rplC gene encoding 50S ribosomal protein L3, which produces MKGILGRKIGMTQIYTEFGLSVPVTVIEVEPNVVTSVLTKEKNGYEATQLSVFDKKEKRSNKPEIGHFSKANTTPKRYVKEVRDMVGYELGQKVDASIFASGELVDVTGISKGKGFAGTIKRWNQHIGPKSHGGGGGSQPIRQTGSLGDISGNKVVKGMTMPGQLGNTKTTVQNLEIVKVDVENNMILVKGSIPGPKKSFVMIKQAVKGLPNHEAIKLVDVKEVMLMNELVEKSKKYGIEVKAGMHSSELLPLIKAAEEAEAKEGDK
- the rpsJ gene encoding 30S ribosomal protein S10, giving the protein MSKLSIKIKGFDHALVDDAAKKIYLLAEKSGSKVSGPVPLPTKREEITILRSVHVNKKSREQYESRTSQRLVVITNPTVETQDKIKRLELPSGVAIQIKIK
- a CDS encoding lysylphosphatidylglycerol synthase domain-containing protein, which produces MTENNIYKKWIKKVWNKEFWNKFHSFFSTLSESQINSYFNEKIKIDKSNIILELGIGTHLANEFTITAISEAFSKFISVNNKTNKNKILVSCPDSDDLLVISNIFSRVLYKNKNDILFYEQKENTPLNLISYFAQENNFDYIIDITNYNNSKKFIQIRLTDSKGVSFCENDINKLNKYLQDIDLTDIEVPISPIEFIDLNIENNNYIDIFSKQRFNNETTSKLKYNISFQEPKNIEFYKEVFKKANSNLELLTNTKIGKNLTISDNSSFRKMNVISIFKRNDINFIISEFGDSFNISVKHKGTFKYFKPDEIAGLYLDYLLNNFNINEKYYIAKSKLTGEFIKSIASLKNIDVLEFNNWDELNQIINASPNKKLLFAYDEFNRFIPFDSDYIYNDGIIMILDFYKMCELYRSQSMTLYDKLIEIKNKYSNFYQFSKTYDMSFEQSIRFFKRINDKDKVGEFAVVKKQIYNFDFEKNKTFCELKLTGRSNIKIIYDKFTKKITIHVETQGKTSNEKNSEDYLKLIVQAKEILDTINEFREDFVIKKFSLRGFLKYGFLVSLTIAIFIFLFYVVYNIKLENNTSASALFVLRTIWMFIRYDKMTRFLFVFIFIFILFEMFINALIFKRLFMFQNEKVSFWNLFVGSFIGIIIQNITPKSIGSDIATYWYLRRKGLNRSKLISSVILNTFIWQLTNIFLSIIVVPVGLVFYKELFSNGSSNNVFSFTFFLVISLLFDTLFSIFFLTLAGWKRIQTPILKAIIRVLEWFGFIGIIKSDEIYANWKYELYKVSNGISVVFKKWWRIFELVFYKSSIWFLAPISLYLHYMNMLDENLIGGWYFNMTISQFLVRNVNSFSPTPGGTGTSDYFTKIIYRITLSNKIDQFGFDLENRASIITAIKTLGTIVIPSILSAIALFIVYIGEKRIQFYKQKNKNDLLINNKKIINTKTKSNFNIITTPIFILSVLTLILLFIFI